Part of the Streptomyces sp. NBC_01353 genome, TTCGACATCGACCATCCCCACGCGCCGGTGCGCGGCTGCGCCCTGCGGCTGGCCGCCGACCCCGCCGCGTACACGATCTTTCCCGTCTACGACATGGAACGGCAGCACCGGGTGATGAGCCTGGTCGGGGAGCACACCGACATCCCCGTGCCGCGCGTGCTGTGGCTGGAGCCCGAACCAGGGCCGCTCGGCGCCCCGTTCTTCGTGATGGCCCGGGCCGAGGGCCGCGTCCCACCGGACGTCATGCCCTATACGTACGAGGGGAACTGGCTGCACTCCGCCACCGACGACGAACGCGCCCACCTGGAGGCCGAGTCCGTGTCGGTGCTGGCCCGGCTCCACGACCAGTTCCCCGCGAAGGAGGCGGAGTTCCTCCTGCCCGAGGGGACCGGCAGCCCACTGCGACGGCACGTCGACGCCCAACGCGCCTACTACGCCTGGGTGGTGGCGGGACTCGCGCCCTCCCCGCTCATCGAGTCCGGCTTCGACTGGCTGGAGGCGCACTGGCCCGCCGACGAGGGCCCGGCCGTCCTGAACTGGGGCGACGCCCGCATCGGGAACATCGTCTACGACGGATTCCAGCCCGCGGCCGTGCTCGACTGGGAGATGGCCGCCTTCGCCCCGCGCGAGGTCGACCTCGGCTGGACCGTCTATCTGCACCGCTTCTTCCAGGACCTGACCGTGAGCTTCGGCCAGCCCGGGCTGCCCGGCTTCCTGCGCCGTGACGCGATCGAGCGGCGCTACGCAGCCCTCACCGGCCACACACCGCGGGACATGGAGTTCCACACCCTCTACGCGGCGCTGCGGCACGCGATCGTGATGCTCAGGGTCGCGTACCGCCAGGCGCACTTCGGAGAGGTCGAGGTGCCGGAGAACCCGGACAGCCTGATCCTGCACCACGCCACGCTCGCGGCGATGGTGCGGGGAAGCTACTGGTAGGCGTCGCTATGCCGCGCGCCGCATCTGCGGCACCTTGATCGGACGGGAGCCCGGACCGCCGACGTGCGAGAAGGGCTGCGTCCGCCAGTCGAGACTCTGAGGGAGCGTCAGCAGGAGCGCGGTGTCCTGCTCCTGGACCTCCAGCGTCTCGTCCGCGGGGCGCGCGTCGGCCGCGGCCCGGCCGGTGCCGGGGCAGACCGTGAGCACGAACGGGTTCCACGGCGTCGGGCACAGCGCGTGCTCCGGCAGCACGTCCTCGTCCGCGAGCAGCGCGATCGGCTGGACACAGTCCGGGCAGATCACCCGGTACATCTCAAAGGTGTCGTAGGCGTCGAGCTCGTCGGTCGTCTCGACCGAATCAACAGGCTCCTGCATGGAGAATCTCCCCCTCGGGTGGGTCGACCACGTTCGGATGACCTCGACCACAGCAAGCAATTCCCATACGGCCCGGCGCATAACCGTGAGCTCTCGAACGAGCTGGCCGCAAACCTGTGGTCTTCGTCACATGCCCGTCGCAGGTGCCCCGAGGATGCCCATAGATGCCTTTGTCGAAGGGCCCCCGGCTGTGCCGATGGCACCCCGGGGCAATAGGTTGACCGCATGGAGGAGCTGGATCGTCAGATCGTCGAGTTGCTCGTCAGGGACGGGCGCATGAGCTACACCGACCTGGGCAAGGCCACGGGCCTGTCCACCTCGGCCGTACATCAGCGCGTCCGCCGCCTCGAGCAGCGCGGGGTCATCCGCGGCTATGCCGCAGTCGTGGACCCGGAGGCCGTCGGGCTGCCGTTGACCGCCTTCATCTCGGTCAAACCCTTCGACCCGAGCGCCCCCGACGACACCCCGGACCGGCTCGCCGACATCCCGGAGATCGAGGCCTGCCACAGCGTCGCGGGCGACGAGAACTACATCCTCAAGGTGCGCGTCGCGACCCCGCTGGAGCTGGAACACCTGCTCACCCGTATCCGCTCCCAGGCCGGCGTCTCCAGCCGCACGACGGTCGTCCTGTCGACCCCGTACGAAGCCAGGCCGCCGCGCGTCTAGGCGCGACGGCGGATCGGGGGCCGCGGGCCCGGCGTTCGGCCGGGTGCCGCCGCGCATCTAGCCTGGTCGCATGAGCGAGACCCTGCCTGACATCGAGCACCGCACCGTCCTGCTGCGCGGTGGAGACGTCCACAGCCCCGCCGACCCCTTCGCCACCGCCATGGTGGTGGAGCGCGGTCATGTCGCCTGGGTGGGCTCGGAGGGCGCGGCCGACGCCTTCGCCTCCGGGGTGGACGAGGTGATCGACCTCGAAGGCGCGCTCGTCACCCCCGCGTTCGTCGACGCGCACGTGCACACCACGGCGACAGGTCTCGCGCTGACCGGCCTCGACCTGTCCTCCGCCGCGTCGCTCGCCGAGGCGACGGAGAAGATCCGCGCCTACGCCACCGCCCGCCCCGACGACCGGATCCTGATCGGCCACGGCTGGGACGCGTCGCGCTGGCCCGAGCGCCGAGCGCCGCACCGCGACGAGTTGGACCGGCTCACCGGCGGCCGCCCGCTCTACCTCACCCGGATCGACGTCCACTCCGCCGTCGCCACCACCGCCCTGCTCGACCTCGTGCCCGGCATCCGCGAGCTCTCCGGCTTCCGCGACGGCGAACCGCTGACCGGCGACGCCCACCACGCCGTCCGCCGCGCCGCCTACGCCGTCCTCTCGCCCGCGCAGCGCACCGAGGCCCAGCGCGCGGCCCGCGCGCACGCCGCCTCGCTCGGCATCGGCACCCTGCACGAGTGCGGCGGCCCCGAGATCTCCTCCGAGGACGACTTCACCGGACTCCTCGACCTCGCCCGTGAGGAAACCGGGCCGCGCGTCGTCGGCTACTGGGCCGACCTCGACATCGAGCGGGCCCGGGCGCTCGGCGCCGTCGGCGCGGCAGGCGACCTCTTCGCCGACGGCTCGCTGGGCTCGCACACCGCCTGCCTCCACGACGCGTACACGGACGCCGGCCACACCGGCATCGCCCACCTCGACGCCGCCGCGGTCGCGGCCCATGTCGTCGGCTGCACCGAGGCCGGCCTCCAGGCCGGGTTCCACGCCATCGGCGACGCGGCCGTCACCGCCGTGGTCGAGGGCGTTCGGGCCGCCTCGGAGAAGCTCGGTCTCGCCCGGATCCGCGCCGCCCGCCACCGGGTCGAGCACGCCGAGATGCTCACCCCCGAGACGATCGCCGCCTTCGCCGAGCTCGGCCTCACCGCCTCCGTCCAGCCCGCGTTCGACGCGACCTGGGGCGGCGGCGAGGGCATGTACGCCGAGCGCCTCGGCGTCGAGCGGGCGCGCACCCTCAACCCGTACGCCGCTCTGCTCCGCTCCGGGGTGCCGCTGGCCTTCGGCTCGGACAGCCCGGTCACCCCGCTCGACCCCTGGGGCACCGTCCGCGCGGCCGCCTTCCATCGCACCCCCGAGCACCGGATCTCCGTCCGTGCCGCCTTCACCGCCCACACCCGGGGCGGCTGGCGGGCCGTCGGCCGCGACGACGCCGGCACGCTCGTCCCCGGCGCCCCGGCCGACTACGCGATCTGGCGGGCGGACGAGCTCGTGGTCCAGGCGCCCGACGACCGGGTGGCCCGCTGGTCGACCGATCCGCGCTCCGGAACGCCCGGTCTGCCCGACCTGACCCCCGGCGGCGAACTCCCGGTCTGTCTGCGCACGGTGGTGTTCGGACAAACGGTCTTCGTCCGGCCGAACGAGTGACATAGGGACATTTCGTGCCGCCGATCGATGATCAACCGGCTTGTCCACGACCTGCGGATCTTCCCCACTGACCTGGCAGTATCGGTCATCTCCGCAGGTCAAACGAGTGTTGACAGCGAGCGGCCACCGGCCGGTAGGTTCGGCGAGTCCACCACAGGACGTCCGACCGGGTTCACCTCCACGCAGTCGTCGAACGCCGCTGGGTCAAGGGATGGTGTGCCGCACCGGCTCACCATCACCGGGAACCAGGTTCAGCGCCCGCGCCTCGGGGGCGAGGGAAGGTTTCTCCGGCGGAGGGTGGGACCCGGGTGGGGCCCGGACGTTCAGTAGACAACGGCTCTCGGTCGACCCGCAGCCAGCGGGTTCCAGGTCGGCCCGAAGGGCGCCGGGCCCCGATCCGCACACGATGCGCCACGCCGGTGCACCCCCATGGACACCCGCAACCAGCCCGCTGCGACCGAGGCGCGCCCGGGGCTCGCTATGGTGGGGGTTCGCGTATGTATCCGAAGGGGCAGCAGTGAACGACGGTGGCCAGAGGCGTTACGGCCCGCTCGGCAGAGCCTTGGTGATCATTCCGACCTACAACGAGGCGGAGAACATCAAGCCGATCGTCTCGCGCGTACGGGCGGCCGTACCGGAGGCGCACATCCTCGTCGCCGACGACAACAGCCCCGACGGCACGGGCAAGTTCGCCGACGAGATCGCGTCGGACGACGACCATGTCCACGTCCTGCACCGCAAGGGCAAGGAGGGGCTCGGCGCCGCCTACCTCGCGGGCTTCCGCTGGGGCATCGAGCACGGCTACGGCGTCCTCGTCGAGATGGACGCCGACGGCTCCCACCAGCCCGAGGAGCTGCCCCGGCTGCTGACCGCACTCAAGGGCGCCGATCTGGTGCTCGGCTCCCGCTGGGTGCCCGGCGGCCGGATCGTGAACTGGCCCAAGTCCCGCGAGTTCATCTCCCGCGGCGGCAGCCTGTACTCCCGCGTCATGCTCGACGTGCCGATCCGTGACGTCACCGGCGGCTACCGGGCCTTCCGCAAGGAGACCCTGGAGGGCCTGGGTCTGGAGGACGTGGCCTCGGCCGGCTACTGCTTCCAGGTCGACCTGGCCCGCCGGGCCGTCGCCGCCGGCTTCCATGTCGTCGAGGTCCCGATCACCTTCGTGGAGCGCGAGATCGGCGACTCGAAGATGAGCCGCAACATCGTCGTCGAGGCCCTCTGGCGGGTCACCGGCTGGGGTCTGACGGCCCGTGCGAACAAGGTCGGCAAGATGCTCGGCCGCAAGTCCGCGAGCTGACCCCTCCCCGCCGTACTGATCTCTCCTTTACGGCGTTCCTGCGACAGGCCAGGCACACTGGGGGGCATGACCAACGGCGCAACGCCTCCCCTGGCCCCCAAGCGCTCCCGCGCGCGTACGTACCTCCCGCTGGCCTTCGCCGCCTGGCTGGTCCTCGAGATCTGGCTGCTCACGGTGGTGGCGAACGCGGTCGGCGGGCTGACGGTCTTCGGTCTGCTGCTCGGCGGAGCCGTCCTCGGCGCCGTGGTGATCAAGCGGGCAGGGCGCCGGGCCTTCAAGAACCTCACCGAGACCTTCCAGCAGGCGCAGGCGGCGGCGCAGTCCGGCGTCGCACCGACCGTCGGCGACCGGGCCGGCTCGCGCGACCGTAACGGCTTCCTCATGCTCGGCGGTCTGCTGCTGATGATCCCCGGCCTGATCTCCGACGTGGCCGGTCTGCTGCTGCTCGTACCGCCCGTGCGCTCCTTCCTCGGCCGCTACGCGGACCGGGCCGCCGAGCGCAGGATGAACGCCGCCGCCGCTCCCGGCAGCCTCCAGGACGCCTTCCAGCAGGCCCGTATGCGGCGCCCCGACGGCAAGGTCGTGCAGGGCGAGGTCATCCGCGAGGACGGGCCCCAGGGACCGCAGCGGCCCCAGGAGCCCCGACCTCCCCTGATGCAGTGATCCTCACGGCGCGTCCGACACCGCGTCCGGGAACGGTGATCCGGCCACGGCGCCCGGCGCATCACGATTGACTCGCATGACGACAAACGCCGCGGGGCCCGGTACACACAAGGTGTACCGGGCCCCACGGCGTCGCTTTCGGCCGTGCCGTCCGCTAGGCGGACTTGCGGCTGTCTCGTGGATGTACGGCGATGTTCATGGCGCCGGAACGAAGGACCGCCAGCCTCTCGGCCAGGACCTCCTCCAGCTCCTCGCGGGTGCGCCGCTCCATGAGCATGTCCCAGTGCGTACGCGCCGGCTTGCCCTTCTTCTCCTCGGGGCCGTCCCCGTCCACCAGGAGTGCCTGGCTGCCGCAGACCTTGCACTCCCACTCCGGCGGAATTTCCGCTTCCACCGAGAAGGGCATCTCAAAACGATGGCCCTTCTCGCATGCGTACTCCACGGCCTGGCGCGGGGCCAGATCGATGCCGCGGTCGGTCTCGTAGCTGGTCACCACGAGGCGCGTGCCGCGAAGAGCTCGCTCACTCATGAATCGTGCCTCCCGGGCTTGTCGCCCACAGGACAGGTGTCGCTGTCGTCGTCATCCGGTCAACGTCCGGTCGGCGGTAAAGATTCCCGTTCCGGGTCATGCGTCGCCCGTCGTGCCGCCCCTTGTTCTACCCACCAGTGCCCGGTTTGTCACATCTGGCAGCAGATGTCACCCAGCGTCTTCACTAAAGCAGCACGCAGTAACGGTCCGCCTGGCAGGCCAAAGGCGTACACTACCGGCCTTTCACTTCCGCGTCTAAATCCGCTCCGGAACCGGGTTGCCCGCGGCGGCCACCGCACGCCGTACGGGTACCCGCGCGAGCAGTACGAAACCGGCCGCGAAGAAGATCACCAGAGAGATGATGGCATCCCGGTAGCTCCCGGTCAGCTGATACGCGAGACCGAACACCAGTGGCCCCAGCCAGCTGAGACCGCGGTCGCTCATCTCGTACGCCGAGAAGTACTCCGCCTCCTTGCCGCGCGGCACCAGATGGGAGAAGAGCGAGCGCGACAGCGCCTGGCTTCCGCCGAGGACGAGACCGATCGCCGCCGCGAGAAAGAAGAACGCCACCGGGGCGTCGGCCGGCAGGAAGTACCCGGCGGCCAGGATCAGCGTCCAGACCGCCAGCGAGCCGAGGATCACGCGCTTGGCGCCGTACGAACGCGCCATCCGCCCCATGCCGAGCGCTCCCGCGACCGCGAGCACCTGGACCAGCAGTACCGCTGTGATCAGCGTCGTCTGCTCGAGCCCCAGCTCCTCGGATCCGTAGATCGACGCCTGCGAGATCACGGTCTGTACGCCGTCGTTGTAGATGAGATACGCGAGCAGGAACGACAGCGTCAGCGGGTGGCGGCGCATGTCCCGCAGCGTCGCCATCAGCTGTCGCCAGCCACCGCCGACCGCACCCTCGCCCTTCGGCTGGACGTGCCGGTCGCGCAGCCGCCGCAGCGGCACCAGCGTGAAGGCGCCCCACCACAGCCCGGCCGAGGCCAGACAGATCCGCACCGCCGCGCCCTCCGTGAGGCCGAACGACTCGTGCCCGGAATAAAGGATCAGGTTGAGGACGAGGACCAGGGCGCCCGAGGTGTAGCCGAAGGCCCAGCCGCGCGAGGAGACCGCGTCCCGTTCGTCCGGCTCGGCGATCTGCGGCAGATAGGCGTTGTAGAGCACCATCGACACCGCAAGTGAGGCGTTCGCCACGATGAGCAGGAACGCGCCCAGCAGATAGCGGTCGCCGCTCAGGAAGAACATCCCCGCCGTCGCCGCCGCGCCGGTGTACGCGGAGGCCGCGAGCAGTGGCTTCTTGCGGCCTGTACGGTCCGCCGCCGCGCCCACCAGCGGCATCACGAGGACCGCCACCAGGATCGAGACCGAGACGGCGTAGGCGAAGAGCGAGCCGGCCCGCACGGGTATGCCGAGGGGGTGGACGAAGCCGTCCGCGTCGGCCGCCGCCTTCGCGATCGAGGTCAGATAGGGGCCGAGGAACACGGTCACGACGCTCGTCGAGTACACCGAGCAGGCGAAGTCGTAGAAGTACCAGCCGCGCTGCTCGCGCCTGCGGTCGGCCGGATCGGCGGTGTGCCCCTCCGGCTCGGTGGTGTCGGCAGTCACGGCCGCGGCCCCCTCGTTCGTCCCCGTGGCGGGACGCGCGGTCAGATCCACGCGCCCCGAGCGGTCAGCACTGCACGCAGCGCCTCCAGATGATCGGTCATGATGCCATCCACCCCCAGGTCGAGGAGAGAGTTCATCCGCTCCGGATCGTTGACGGTCCACACATGCACCTGGAGGCCGCGGGCATGGGCCTCCCGCACGAAGCGGCGGTCGACGACCGGAATGCCGCCCTGGCTCGCCGGCACCTGTGCGGCGACCGCGCCCGCGCGCAGCGCCGCCGGGATGCCGAGCGAGCGCAGCCGCAGGCCGAGAACGCCCTTCACACCGTACGAGGTGGCGAGCCGCGGCCCCGCGAGGCGATGCGCCCGGGCCACCCGCCCCTCGGTGAAGGAGCCCACGCAGATCCGGTCCCACGCCCCGGTCCTGCGGATCAGGTCGACCAGCGGGACCAGCGAGGACTCGGCCTTCAGGTCCACGTTCCAGCGCGCCTCGGGGAACTCCTC contains:
- a CDS encoding phosphotransferase family protein, with translation MATAPRPRTSTRDPEELGRRLTDWLEPVLPGARVTDLAVPGSNGMSSETLLFDIDHPHAPVRGCALRLAADPAAYTIFPVYDMERQHRVMSLVGEHTDIPVPRVLWLEPEPGPLGAPFFVMARAEGRVPPDVMPYTYEGNWLHSATDDERAHLEAESVSVLARLHDQFPAKEAEFLLPEGTGSPLRRHVDAQRAYYAWVVAGLAPSPLIESGFDWLEAHWPADEGPAVLNWGDARIGNIVYDGFQPAAVLDWEMAAFAPREVDLGWTVYLHRFFQDLTVSFGQPGLPGFLRRDAIERRYAALTGHTPRDMEFHTLYAALRHAIVMLRVAYRQAHFGEVEVPENPDSLILHHATLAAMVRGSYW
- a CDS encoding glycerophosphodiester phosphodiesterase family protein is translated as MTRVRHPYLDHPSPIPFAHRGGTADGLENTAAAFRRATAAGYRYFETDVHTTADGALVAFHDSTLDRVTDAAGRIRDLPWDAVREARVAGKEPLPLFEELLEEFPEARWNVDLKAESSLVPLVDLIRRTGAWDRICVGSFTEGRVARAHRLAGPRLATSYGVKGVLGLRLRSLGIPAALRAGAVAAQVPASQGGIPVVDRRFVREAHARGLQVHVWTVNDPERMNSLLDLGVDGIMTDHLEALRAVLTARGAWI
- a CDS encoding amidohydrolase; translation: MSETLPDIEHRTVLLRGGDVHSPADPFATAMVVERGHVAWVGSEGAADAFASGVDEVIDLEGALVTPAFVDAHVHTTATGLALTGLDLSSAASLAEATEKIRAYATARPDDRILIGHGWDASRWPERRAPHRDELDRLTGGRPLYLTRIDVHSAVATTALLDLVPGIRELSGFRDGEPLTGDAHHAVRRAAYAVLSPAQRTEAQRAARAHAASLGIGTLHECGGPEISSEDDFTGLLDLAREETGPRVVGYWADLDIERARALGAVGAAGDLFADGSLGSHTACLHDAYTDAGHTGIAHLDAAAVAAHVVGCTEAGLQAGFHAIGDAAVTAVVEGVRAASEKLGLARIRAARHRVEHAEMLTPETIAAFAELGLTASVQPAFDATWGGGEGMYAERLGVERARTLNPYAALLRSGVPLAFGSDSPVTPLDPWGTVRAAAFHRTPEHRISVRAAFTAHTRGGWRAVGRDDAGTLVPGAPADYAIWRADELVVQAPDDRVARWSTDPRSGTPGLPDLTPGGELPVCLRTVVFGQTVFVRPNE
- a CDS encoding MFS transporter, coding for MTADTTEPEGHTADPADRRREQRGWYFYDFACSVYSTSVVTVFLGPYLTSIAKAAADADGFVHPLGIPVRAGSLFAYAVSVSILVAVLVMPLVGAAADRTGRKKPLLAASAYTGAAATAGMFFLSGDRYLLGAFLLIVANASLAVSMVLYNAYLPQIAEPDERDAVSSRGWAFGYTSGALVLVLNLILYSGHESFGLTEGAAVRICLASAGLWWGAFTLVPLRRLRDRHVQPKGEGAVGGGWRQLMATLRDMRRHPLTLSFLLAYLIYNDGVQTVISQASIYGSEELGLEQTTLITAVLLVQVLAVAGALGMGRMARSYGAKRVILGSLAVWTLILAAGYFLPADAPVAFFFLAAAIGLVLGGSQALSRSLFSHLVPRGKEAEYFSAYEMSDRGLSWLGPLVFGLAYQLTGSYRDAIISLVIFFAAGFVLLARVPVRRAVAAAGNPVPERI
- a CDS encoding polyprenol monophosphomannose synthase; translated protein: MNDGGQRRYGPLGRALVIIPTYNEAENIKPIVSRVRAAVPEAHILVADDNSPDGTGKFADEIASDDDHVHVLHRKGKEGLGAAYLAGFRWGIEHGYGVLVEMDADGSHQPEELPRLLTALKGADLVLGSRWVPGGRIVNWPKSREFISRGGSLYSRVMLDVPIRDVTGGYRAFRKETLEGLGLEDVASAGYCFQVDLARRAVAAGFHVVEVPITFVEREIGDSKMSRNIVVEALWRVTGWGLTARANKVGKMLGRKSAS
- a CDS encoding RNA polymerase-binding protein RbpA — its product is MSERALRGTRLVVTSYETDRGIDLAPRQAVEYACEKGHRFEMPFSVEAEIPPEWECKVCGSQALLVDGDGPEEKKGKPARTHWDMLMERRTREELEEVLAERLAVLRSGAMNIAVHPRDSRKSA
- the fxsA gene encoding FxsA family membrane protein — encoded protein: MTNGATPPLAPKRSRARTYLPLAFAAWLVLEIWLLTVVANAVGGLTVFGLLLGGAVLGAVVIKRAGRRAFKNLTETFQQAQAAAQSGVAPTVGDRAGSRDRNGFLMLGGLLLMIPGLISDVAGLLLLVPPVRSFLGRYADRAAERRMNAAAAPGSLQDAFQQARMRRPDGKVVQGEVIREDGPQGPQRPQEPRPPLMQ
- a CDS encoding Lrp/AsnC family transcriptional regulator — its product is MEELDRQIVELLVRDGRMSYTDLGKATGLSTSAVHQRVRRLEQRGVIRGYAAVVDPEAVGLPLTAFISVKPFDPSAPDDTPDRLADIPEIEACHSVAGDENYILKVRVATPLELEHLLTRIRSQAGVSSRTTVVLSTPYEARPPRV